The following proteins come from a genomic window of Sorghum bicolor cultivar BTx623 chromosome 3, Sorghum_bicolor_NCBIv3, whole genome shotgun sequence:
- the LOC8077426 gene encoding protein phosphatase 1 regulatory subunit SDS22, with the protein MGRLTEEQAAREAGTNATSLNLTHRALSDVSCLSSFKNLERLDLGYNCLVTLEGLSSCANLKWLSVIENKLVSLKGVEGLSKLQVLNAGKNKLTKMDEVASLTSLGALILNDNNISSICKLDRLQQLNTLVLSKNPVFTIGNALVKAKSMKKLSLSHCQIENIGSSLAECVELKELRLSHNKISTIPSDLAKNVKILNLDLGNNFIESSSDLKVLSELRYLRNLNLQGNPVSDKDSLVKKVKKFVPTLRILNAKPLEATSKSDKTSRKENAVSKDKDSIGIDTKKDKRKKSKQELMGLEELEVQSVSTGVTTSNPGKLEVPDGKERKKVKKEAKTKKSEELDHANNSNLKNKDVQSSAYDTSMKGKKEAKRKKFVDEEDVDAEGIDNTEISFAELMFSNVGNPETKPKDSSTQEAAPDEKFIGGLVIDHTKKRKKSKGVVTITDSSALKMFSSMPEVGAGGLGLSGWDG; encoded by the exons atggggCGGCTGACCGAGGAGCAGGCGGCGCGCGAGGCGGGGACCAACGCCACGTCCCTCAACCTCACACACCGCGCGCTATCCGAC GTGTCGTGCCTGAGCAGTTTCAAGAACCTGGAGCGCCTCGACCTCGGCTACAACTGCCTCGTCACCCTCGAG GGTTTGTCCTCCTGTGCCAATTTGAAGTGGCTTTCGGTTATCGAAAACAAGCTTGTGAGCTTAAAAGGTGTTGAGGGGCTCTCAAAGCTGCAG GTACTGAATGCTGGCAAGAACAAACTTACCAAAATGGATGAGGTTGCATCTTTAACAAGCCTGGGAGCATTGATTCTGAATG ATAACAATATTTCTTCCATCTGCAAGCTTGATCGGTTGCAACAGTTGAATACACTTG TTCTCTCTAAGAATCCTGTTTTTACCATCGGCAATGCTTTGGTCAAGGCTAAGTCTATGAAAAAG CTATCCTTGTCTCACTGCCAAATAGAAAATATTGGATCTTCTCTTGCCGAGTGTGTGGAACTGAAGGAACTTAGGCTTTCTCACAACAAGATCAGT ACAATCCCTTCAGATTTGGCCAAAAATGTGAAGATCTTGAACCTTGATTTGGGCAATAACTTCATTGAGAGTAGTTCAGATTTGAAG GTACTTTCTGAATTGCGCTACTTGAGGAACCTTAATTTGCAGGGAAATCCTGTTTCTGACAAAGACAGTCTTGTCAAAAAG GTTAAGAAATTTGTGCCAACCTTGCGCATATTGAATGCAAAGCCCCTAGAGGCCACCTCCAAGAGTGATAAGACCTCTAGAAAAGAGAATGCTGTGAGCAAAGATAAAGACTCCATTGGGATTGATACAAAGAAGGATAAAAGGAAGAAATCTAAACAAGAGTTAATGGGCCTTGAAGAGCTTGAAGTCCAGAGTGTTTCCACAGGTGTCACCACTTCAAACCCTGGTAAACTTGAAGTGCCAGATGGTAAGGAAAGGAAAAAGGTCAAGAAGGAAGCTAAGACGAAGAAATCTGAAGAGCTAGACCATGCCAATAACAGTAACTTAAAGAACAAAGACGTTCAATCTTCTGCCTATGATACCAGCATGAAGGGCAAGAAGGAagccaagaggaagaaatttgtTGACGAAGAAGATGTAGATGCTGAAGGAATTGACAATACAGAAATCTCATTTGCAGAGTTAATGTTTTCTAATGTGGGCAATCCAGAAACTAAGCCAAAGGACAGCTCAACCCAGGAAGCAGCTCCTGATGAAAAATTTATTGGAGGTCTGGTAATTGATCACACgaagaagagaaagaaatcaAAAGGTGTTGTCACCATCACTGACTCCTCAGCTCTTAAGATGTTTTCCTCAATGCCAGAGGTGGGAGCAGGAGGGCTTGGCCTGTCAGGATGGGATGGATGA